A part of Bacteroidota bacterium genomic DNA contains:
- a CDS encoding DUF547 domain-containing protein produces MTALVHHLAAFAVLVTGVACSGCLSSAQFTRVVPAGPVVQAQNTFDHSAYDRVLKAYVDRNGLVDYAGLLNDRAGLDGYLERLAATDPSNLGRSEQLAFWINAYNAYAIKLVLDNYPTESILDVTGGPFVPKVNSPFQVKFANVGGEDRTLDEIEHGIIRPQFNDPRIHFVVICAAISCPPLRAEAFTGAKLDQQLDEQGRIFLADESKNRFDGETATFSKIFDWYKGDFGGSDDSLQRYLAAFAPESARDGLEGAVYDVRFGDYDWSLNEQ; encoded by the coding sequence ATGACTGCCCTCGTCCACCACCTCGCCGCGTTTGCCGTGCTGGTCACGGGTGTTGCCTGCTCCGGCTGCCTCAGCAGCGCGCAGTTCACCCGCGTCGTCCCCGCGGGGCCGGTCGTGCAGGCGCAAAACACATTCGATCACAGCGCCTACGACCGTGTCCTGAAGGCCTACGTGGACCGCAACGGCCTCGTGGACTATGCCGGGCTGCTCAATGATCGTGCAGGGCTAGACGGCTACCTCGAACGCCTCGCTGCGACCGACCCGTCGAACCTCGGGCGGAGCGAGCAACTCGCGTTCTGGATCAACGCCTACAACGCCTACGCGATCAAGCTCGTCCTCGACAACTACCCCACCGAGAGTATCCTCGACGTGACCGGCGGACCGTTCGTGCCAAAGGTCAACAGCCCGTTCCAGGTCAAGTTCGCCAACGTAGGCGGCGAGGACCGCACGCTCGACGAGATCGAGCACGGCATCATCCGCCCGCAGTTCAACGACCCGCGCATCCACTTCGTGGTGATCTGCGCCGCCATCAGTTGTCCGCCGCTGCGCGCCGAAGCGTTCACCGGCGCGAAGCTTGACCAGCAACTCGACGAACAGGGGCGCATCTTCCTCGCCGACGAGAGCAAGAACCGCTTCGACGGCGAGACGGCCACCTTCTCGAAGATCTTCGACTGGTACAAGGGCGACTTCGGCGGCTCTGACGACTCGCTGCAGCGCTACCTAGCCGCGTTTGCGCCCGAGTCGGCCCGCGATGGCCTCGAAGGCGCCGTCTACGATGTGCGGTTCGGGGACTACGACTGGTCGCTCAACGAGCAGTAA
- the gatB gene encoding Asp-tRNA(Asn)/Glu-tRNA(Gln) amidotransferase subunit GatB, whose product MAAYKGQRTTDEGPRYETVIGLEVHAQLKTASKAFSPDAAAFGAPPNTHVDPVSLGHPGTLPVFNAAVVGETLLLGLALDCTIARRSVLARKHYFYPDLPKGYQISQYETPILSGGHVTIRDEESGEVRAIALTRIHLEEDAGRLVHDLDPTATLVDHNRCGVPLLEIVSEPDLRTPREAALYLQEIRRLVRWLGICDGNMEEGSLRCDANVSVRPVGSDTLGTKAEVKNLNSIRGVERAIAHEAARQIALIERGEAVVQETRLWDADREETRSMRSKEEAMDYRYVPDPDLPPVVVTDAVLAEARAAIPELPAARRTRYVDALGLPAYDAALLTEERALADYFEATLDALRATPSSDEAKAVSNVVMGDVLRVTKEQKLDIAAFPIGPGRLAALVRMRLDDQLSSTAATEVFDAMLTDASSPEAIAQTRDLLQVSDDDALVPVVDQILAANPKQVADFRAGKQQVVGFFIGQVMRAFPGAPDPKRVRALLLERLKG is encoded by the coding sequence ATGGCTGCCTACAAAGGACAACGGACAACGGACGAAGGACCGCGCTACGAAACCGTCATCGGGCTGGAAGTCCACGCGCAGCTCAAGACCGCCTCGAAGGCGTTCAGTCCCGATGCGGCTGCGTTCGGCGCGCCGCCCAACACGCATGTCGACCCGGTGTCACTCGGGCATCCGGGCACGCTGCCGGTGTTCAACGCCGCCGTGGTGGGAGAGACGCTGTTGCTCGGCCTCGCGCTGGACTGCACCATCGCGCGGCGCTCGGTGCTCGCGCGGAAGCACTACTTCTACCCCGACCTCCCGAAGGGCTACCAGATCTCGCAGTACGAGACGCCGATCCTCTCCGGTGGCCACGTCACCATCCGCGACGAGGAGTCCGGAGAGGTGCGCGCCATCGCTCTGACGCGCATCCACCTCGAAGAAGACGCAGGGAGGCTCGTCCACGACCTCGACCCGACGGCTACGCTCGTGGACCACAACCGCTGCGGCGTGCCGCTCCTAGAGATCGTCTCCGAGCCCGACCTACGTACGCCTCGTGAGGCCGCGCTCTACCTCCAGGAGATCCGCCGCCTCGTCCGCTGGCTCGGCATCTGCGACGGTAACATGGAAGAGGGCTCGCTGCGCTGCGACGCGAATGTCTCTGTGCGGCCCGTCGGGAGCGACACACTGGGGACGAAGGCCGAGGTCAAAAACCTTAACTCGATCCGCGGCGTCGAGCGGGCCATCGCGCACGAGGCGGCGCGGCAGATCGCGCTCATCGAACGCGGCGAGGCCGTCGTGCAGGAGACGCGGCTGTGGGACGCCGACCGGGAGGAGACGCGCTCCATGCGCTCGAAGGAGGAGGCGATGGACTACCGCTACGTCCCCGACCCTGACCTTCCACCGGTCGTGGTCACGGACGCCGTGCTGGCCGAGGCCCGCGCCGCGATACCAGAACTCCCCGCCGCCCGCCGCACGCGCTACGTCGACGCGCTCGGCCTGCCCGCCTACGACGCGGCGTTGCTCACGGAGGAGCGCGCGCTCGCCGACTACTTCGAAGCTACGCTCGACGCGCTCCGCGCCACGCCGTCCTCCGACGAGGCCAAGGCCGTCAGCAACGTCGTCATGGGCGATGTCCTGCGCGTGACTAAGGAGCAGAAGCTCGACATCGCCGCGTTCCCCATCGGGCCGGGGCGGCTGGCGGCGCTCGTGCGGATGCGCCTCGACGACCAACTCAGCAGCACGGCGGCCACCGAGGTCTTCGACGCGATGCTCACCGACGCATCTTCGCCCGAGGCCATCGCCCAGACGCGCGATCTGCTCCAGGTCTCCGACGACGACGCGCTCGTTCCTGTCGTGGACCAGATTCTCGCCGCCAACCCCAAACAAGTGGCCGATTTCCGAGCGGGCAAGCAGCAGGTCGTGGGGTTCTTCATCGGCCAAGTGATGCGCGCCTTCCCCGGCGCCCCCGACCCCAAGCGGGTCCGCGCGCTGCTGCTCGAACGGCTCAAAGGGTAG
- the nth gene encoding endonuclease III, whose product MPLSRTARAAVTLDRLRERIPRPETELAYASEFQLLVAVILSAQCTDKRVNLVTPDLFAAYPTPESMAKAEADEIFPYIRSVSYPNNKAKALAKTARMLVHEFSGEVPRTHKELTTLAGVGRKTANVVVAVAFDEPAIAVDTHVFRVANRVGLVNDATTPLAVEKGLRRVLDKDDWAEAHHLFILHGRYTCTARSPKCASCVIAELHQGDYVCTYAERLHRLPAPRPGLDRRRGAYYCATSDRYFDEPAYKTDRYGVRQIADPVSGSMNCFVTKTGQTTKQVKDYRV is encoded by the coding sequence ATGCCACTTTCGCGAACGGCCCGTGCCGCTGTCACCCTGGACCGCCTCCGCGAGCGCATCCCGCGCCCGGAGACGGAGCTCGCATACGCCAGCGAATTCCAACTCCTCGTCGCGGTCATCCTCTCGGCGCAGTGCACCGACAAGCGCGTCAACCTGGTCACGCCCGACCTCTTCGCGGCCTACCCGACTCCCGAGTCGATGGCGAAGGCCGAGGCCGACGAGATCTTCCCCTACATCCGCTCGGTGTCGTACCCGAACAACAAAGCGAAGGCGCTCGCCAAGACCGCCCGGATGCTCGTCCACGAGTTCAGCGGCGAAGTCCCGCGCACCCATAAAGAACTGACGACGCTCGCCGGGGTGGGGCGCAAGACCGCCAACGTGGTCGTCGCCGTGGCCTTCGACGAACCCGCGATCGCCGTCGACACGCACGTCTTCCGCGTCGCCAACCGCGTCGGACTCGTGAACGACGCGACGACGCCCCTGGCTGTCGAGAAGGGGCTCCGCCGCGTGCTCGACAAAGACGACTGGGCCGAGGCACACCACCTGTTCATCCTCCACGGGCGCTACACCTGCACGGCCCGCAGCCCGAAGTGCGCCAGTTGCGTCATCGCCGAATTGCACCAAGGCGACTACGTGTGCACCTATGCCGAGCGGCTGCACCGCCTGCCCGCGCCCCGCCCCGGCCTCGACCGGAGGCGCGGTGCCTATTACTGCGCCACGTCCGACCGCTACTTCGACGAGCCCGCCTACAAGACCGACCGCTACGGCGTCCGCCAGATCGCCGACCCCGTCTCCGGCTCGATGAACTGCTTCGTCACGAAGACCGGGCAGACGACCAAGCAGGTCAAGGACTACCGGGTGTAG
- the surE gene encoding 5'/3'-nucleotidase SurE, with the protein MAQRDAVSLDLQPNRPLILISNDDGIDANGIAALAAALDGVGTLAVVAPITEQSAVGHAITVRDPMRAHPWPFDNPTGPVWARAVTGTPADCVKIAAQKLLPRRPDLVVSGINQGPNTAVNVIYSGTVSAATEGTILGIPAIAFSHTAWDPNSDYEAAGRIARQITEEVLEHGLPPGILLNVNIPDLPFDDLRGIRVTRQAQARWEEEFEERRDPMNRPYYWLGGRFVNLDERTDTDQSAVEDGYVSVTPLQHDLTAHAHLDRFRAWTWNGLAADTERVGAEDEAEV; encoded by the coding sequence GTGGCCCAACGCGACGCCGTCTCGCTCGACCTCCAGCCGAACCGCCCGCTCATCCTGATCTCCAACGACGACGGCATCGACGCCAACGGCATCGCAGCGCTCGCGGCGGCGTTGGACGGTGTAGGCACGCTCGCCGTTGTCGCGCCGATCACGGAGCAGAGCGCCGTCGGCCACGCGATCACCGTGCGCGACCCGATGCGGGCGCACCCGTGGCCGTTCGACAACCCGACCGGCCCCGTCTGGGCGCGCGCCGTCACGGGCACGCCCGCCGACTGCGTCAAGATCGCGGCGCAGAAGCTCCTCCCGCGCCGCCCCGACCTCGTGGTGAGCGGCATCAATCAGGGGCCCAACACGGCGGTCAACGTGATCTACTCAGGCACGGTCTCCGCCGCTACCGAGGGGACGATCCTCGGCATCCCGGCCATCGCGTTCAGCCACACGGCCTGGGACCCCAACTCCGACTACGAGGCCGCCGGACGCATCGCGCGGCAGATCACCGAGGAGGTGCTGGAACACGGCCTCCCGCCGGGCATCCTGCTCAACGTGAACATTCCCGACCTACCCTTCGACGACCTGCGCGGCATCCGCGTGACCCGCCAGGCGCAGGCGCGCTGGGAGGAGGAGTTCGAGGAGCGCCGCGACCCGATGAACCGGCCCTACTACTGGCTCGGCGGCCGCTTCGTCAACCTCGACGAGCGCACCGACACCGACCAGTCGGCGGTGGAAGATGGCTATGTCTCCGTGACGCCGCTCCAGCACGACCTCACCGCGCACGCGCACCTCGACCGCTTCCGCGCGTGGACCTGGAACGGCCTTGCCGCCGACACCGAGCGCGTGGGCGCTGAGGACGAAGCGGAGGTATAG
- a CDS encoding MFS transporter: protein MTSPSTPPPLPDSPAAPRRSVGALLVTYTLSSLADGVYFVALPWLALELIGSAAALGGVLALAALPRTAFMVVGGAWADRFAPQRLLAASSAASALVTGLLAAAAAGWLSTPAPWMLYVAAALLGVVDAVAYPAASALVPRLVASERLHRINGVMGVLLQVATFVGPAAAAGALAWGGSGAALLLSAALSIAAVAAALVIRVDPVDAESGYPDEEPSDAASTGTLRAIADGFAFVRSRPVVFAVIVLMAGLNLGLAGPIIVGGAVLAELRYGGAEVFGAIVSAWGAGGLVGSLVASWRAPASPVAWTVALSGVLGVAMGLWALPMPLVALLAVTAAMGLADGWLEVHAYTWIQQQTPLAMQGRVMSLTMLALVGVEPVSHLVGGVLAETSLPGLFLGGAALTLVTTVVAGLVIARHTQTATPGSP, encoded by the coding sequence GTGACCTCTCCCTCGACGCCACCGCCGCTTCCAGACTCGCCCGCCGCGCCGAGACGCAGCGTGGGGGCGCTGCTCGTAACCTATACCCTCTCGTCGCTCGCCGACGGCGTCTACTTCGTGGCGCTGCCGTGGCTCGCGCTGGAGTTGATCGGGTCGGCGGCGGCACTGGGCGGGGTTCTCGCGCTCGCCGCGTTGCCTCGCACGGCGTTCATGGTCGTCGGCGGCGCGTGGGCGGACCGCTTCGCGCCCCAGCGGCTGCTCGCGGCGTCGAGTGCCGCGAGCGCGCTCGTGACAGGGCTCCTCGCAGCGGCGGCGGCGGGCTGGCTGAGCACCCCGGCCCCGTGGATGCTCTATGTGGCAGCGGCGCTCCTCGGCGTCGTGGACGCGGTGGCCTACCCAGCGGCAAGCGCGCTCGTGCCGCGCCTCGTAGCCTCGGAGCGGCTCCATCGCATCAACGGCGTGATGGGCGTGCTGCTTCAGGTCGCCACGTTCGTTGGTCCGGCGGCCGCGGCCGGTGCGCTGGCGTGGGGCGGCAGCGGCGCCGCCTTGCTGCTCAGCGCCGCGCTGTCGATCGCGGCCGTTGCTGCGGCGCTCGTCATCCGCGTCGATCCTGTGGACGCTGAATCAGGCTATCCCGACGAAGAGCCGAGCGATGCCGCTTCGACTGGCACGCTCCGCGCCATCGCCGACGGCTTCGCGTTCGTACGGAGTCGCCCGGTCGTCTTCGCCGTGATCGTGCTGATGGCGGGGCTCAACCTCGGGCTGGCGGGCCCGATCATAGTCGGCGGCGCGGTGCTGGCGGAGTTGCGCTATGGCGGTGCGGAGGTGTTCGGCGCGATCGTCTCGGCGTGGGGCGCAGGCGGCTTGGTCGGTTCGCTCGTAGCCTCGTGGCGTGCTCCCGCCTCACCAGTGGCCTGGACGGTCGCGCTCTCGGGCGTGCTCGGTGTTGCCATGGGACTCTGGGCCCTGCCGATGCCGCTCGTAGCGCTGCTCGCTGTGACGGCTGCGATGGGCCTCGCTGACGGCTGGCTGGAAGTGCATGCCTACACGTGGATCCAGCAGCAGACGCCGCTCGCGATGCAAGGCCGCGTGATGTCACTGACGATGCTCGCGCTCGTCGGCGTAGAACCGGTGTCGCACCTGGTCGGCGGCGTGCTCGCCGAAACGAGCCTACCAGGCCTGTTTTTGGGTGGCGCGGCGCTCACGCTGGTTACCACCGTCGTGGCGGGCTTGGTCATCGCGCGTCACACGCAGACGGCTACACCCGGTAGTCCTTGA
- a CDS encoding sodium:solute symporter yields the protein MPTFTLTPLDIGAVVIYALLIFGIGLYFSRKTDDGEDYFLAGRSLTWGLIGISLLASNLSSSSMIGMAGEAYGGIGLAVYNYEWMAALVLVVFVLFFLPFYLSSGIYTMPEFLEKRFDGRSRTYFSAISIFLSVVVDTAAALFAGALVVELLYPDFPLWGTMTILALVAGAYTIAGGLKAVVYTDAIQGTLLLVGAGAVSWMAWNAIGGFEGGWAAVEAATQEPGQEHMLSLIHPLDVENGMPWLGLITGVFLLGFYFWTTNQFMVQRVLGAKNLDHGRWGALFGGFLKLPILFLMVMPGAFARVLYDDIGRADQVFPTLLFDLLPPGFRALVLTAMLAAIMSSVDSTLNAASTLVTMDFIKKFRPNTSSQSLVRIGRIVTFICMVFAIAWSPVIIGFETLWSYLQTTLAYVAPPALALFILGVFWSRANGHGAIAGLAVGHLTAIGFLILTATGVYSINFLYLAPILLIVSMVTMVIVSLNTAPPPAVKTEGLTWTPAFWRAETEHLKMLPAWKNYRVQSLVLVAATLVIIVMFW from the coding sequence ATGCCCACCTTCACCCTCACCCCGCTCGACATCGGCGCGGTCGTGATCTATGCCCTGCTCATCTTCGGCATCGGGCTTTACTTCTCCCGCAAGACCGACGACGGCGAGGACTACTTCCTGGCGGGCCGCTCCCTCACGTGGGGTCTGATCGGCATCAGCCTCCTCGCGTCCAACCTGTCGTCGTCGTCGATGATTGGGATGGCGGGCGAGGCCTATGGGGGCATCGGGCTGGCGGTCTACAACTACGAGTGGATGGCCGCCCTCGTGCTGGTGGTGTTCGTGCTCTTTTTCCTGCCGTTCTACCTGTCGAGCGGGATCTACACGATGCCGGAGTTTCTGGAGAAGCGCTTCGACGGACGGAGCCGCACCTACTTCTCGGCGATCTCGATCTTCCTCTCGGTGGTGGTCGACACGGCAGCCGCGCTTTTTGCAGGCGCATTGGTGGTGGAACTGCTCTACCCGGACTTCCCGCTTTGGGGCACGATGACCATCCTCGCGCTGGTTGCCGGGGCCTACACCATCGCCGGTGGTTTGAAGGCGGTCGTCTACACCGACGCGATCCAGGGCACGCTGCTGCTCGTCGGGGCGGGGGCCGTGTCATGGATGGCCTGGAATGCCATCGGCGGCTTCGAGGGCGGTTGGGCGGCGGTCGAGGCCGCCACGCAGGAGCCCGGCCAGGAGCACATGCTTTCGCTCATCCACCCGCTCGACGTGGAGAACGGGATGCCTTGGCTTGGCCTTATAACTGGCGTCTTTTTGCTCGGCTTCTATTTCTGGACTACCAACCAGTTCATGGTGCAGCGCGTGCTCGGTGCGAAGAACCTCGACCACGGCCGCTGGGGCGCGCTCTTCGGCGGCTTCCTCAAGCTCCCGATCCTCTTCCTGATGGTGATGCCGGGCGCATTCGCCCGCGTGCTCTACGACGACATCGGCCGCGCCGACCAGGTCTTCCCGACGCTGCTCTTCGACCTGCTGCCGCCGGGCTTCCGCGCGCTCGTGCTCACGGCCATGCTCGCCGCCATCATGTCGTCCGTCGACTCGACGCTCAACGCGGCCTCGACGCTCGTGACGATGGACTTCATCAAGAAATTCCGTCCCAACACGTCGTCGCAGTCGCTCGTGCGCATCGGCCGGATCGTGACCTTTATATGTATGGTGTTCGCGATCGCATGGAGCCCCGTGATCATCGGCTTCGAGACGCTGTGGTCCTATCTCCAGACGACGCTCGCCTACGTGGCGCCGCCCGCGCTCGCCCTGTTCATCCTCGGCGTCTTCTGGTCGAGGGCCAACGGCCATGGAGCCATCGCCGGCCTGGCCGTGGGGCACCTCACCGCGATTGGGTTCCTGATCCTCACGGCCACAGGCGTCTACTCGATCAACTTCCTCTACCTCGCGCCGATCCTGCTCATCGTCAGCATGGTGACGATGGTGATCGTCAGTCTCAACACGGCGCCACCGCCTGCAGTGAAGACGGAGGGCCTGACGTGGACCCCGGCCTTCTGGCGCGCTGAGACGGAGCACCTCAAGATGCTCCCGGCGTGGAAGAACTACCGCGTCCAGTCGCTCGTGCTGGTCGCCGCGACCCTCGTGATCATCGTGATGTTCTGGTAG
- the bcp gene encoding thioredoxin-dependent thiol peroxidase, whose amino-acid sequence MADMPQAGQPAPPFSGTTYTGDTVALSDFAGQPVALYFYPKDDTPGCTKQACNLRDNYAALQHAGIAIVGVSADDEASHGRFTEKYDLPFPLIADTERAIMEAYGAYGEKNMYGVKRMGVKRTTFLVDGDGTIVHVFKRPKTAAHAEEILAKWEAAQA is encoded by the coding sequence ATGGCCGATATGCCACAAGCGGGCCAGCCCGCACCGCCCTTCTCCGGGACCACCTACACCGGCGATACCGTCGCGCTCAGCGACTTTGCCGGGCAGCCCGTCGCGCTCTATTTCTACCCGAAAGACGACACGCCCGGCTGCACCAAGCAAGCCTGTAACCTCCGCGACAACTACGCCGCGCTCCAGCACGCCGGCATCGCCATCGTGGGCGTATCGGCAGACGACGAGGCTTCGCACGGGCGCTTCACCGAGAAGTACGACCTCCCGTTTCCGCTCATCGCCGACACCGAGCGCGCGATCATGGAAGCCTACGGGGCCTACGGCGAGAAAAACATGTATGGCGTCAAGCGGATGGGCGTGAAGCGCACCACGTTCCTCGTCGACGGCGACGGTACCATCGTGCACGTCTTCAAGCGCCCGAAGACCGCCGCGCACGCCGAGGAGATCCTCGCTAAGTGGGAGGCGGCGCAGGCGTAG
- a CDS encoding aminotransferase class I/II-fold pyridoxal phosphate-dependent enzyme, whose amino-acid sequence MQVPTVDTAQRLAGRMSERLRSVPPSGIRRFFEIAATMENVISLGIGEPDFVSPAPIIDAAKASLDAGKTGYTANSGLLELREAITDDLRGRYGVDYDPAKETLVTVGCSEAMLLAMLAVLDPGDEVLIPEPCFVSYGPTARFAGAKVVYVPTRVEDEFQVTAETLARYITPKTKMLFLGYPNNPTGAVLRRDKLEEIADLVVKHDLFVLSDEIYDRLVYGGANEAGHTCLPSIDALRERTILLGGFSKNYAMTGWRIGYACAPEGILVQMYKAHQYAVMSAPTMGQIGAVAAIKECQPQVETMRQAYDARRRAIVDGLNAAGLPTFEPEGAFYCFPDITSTGLSSEDFAQRLLQEERVACVPGDAFGPSGAGYLRCSYANSLENVQEAVTRIGRFAERVRNES is encoded by the coding sequence ATGCAAGTCCCGACCGTCGACACCGCTCAGCGTCTCGCCGGGCGCATGTCCGAGCGCCTCCGCAGCGTCCCGCCGTCCGGCATCCGCCGGTTTTTCGAGATCGCAGCCACGATGGAAAACGTGATCTCGCTCGGCATCGGCGAGCCCGATTTCGTCTCGCCCGCGCCCATCATCGACGCGGCCAAGGCGTCGTTGGATGCTGGGAAGACCGGCTACACGGCCAACTCGGGCCTCCTCGAACTGCGCGAGGCGATCACCGACGACCTCCGCGGGCGCTACGGCGTTGACTATGACCCCGCTAAGGAAACCCTCGTCACGGTCGGCTGCTCGGAGGCGATGCTGCTCGCTATGCTCGCCGTGCTCGACCCCGGCGACGAGGTGCTCATCCCCGAGCCGTGCTTCGTGTCGTATGGCCCGACGGCGCGTTTCGCGGGCGCGAAGGTCGTCTACGTCCCGACACGCGTGGAGGATGAGTTCCAGGTGACGGCCGAGACGCTCGCGCGCTACATCACGCCGAAGACGAAGATGCTCTTCCTCGGCTATCCCAACAACCCGACCGGCGCCGTCCTCCGCCGCGACAAGCTCGAAGAGATCGCCGACCTAGTCGTGAAGCACGACCTCTTCGTGCTCTCCGACGAGATCTACGATCGGCTCGTCTACGGCGGCGCGAACGAGGCTGGCCACACGTGTCTCCCATCCATCGACGCGCTGCGGGAGCGAACGATCTTGCTCGGCGGCTTCTCGAAGAACTACGCCATGACTGGCTGGCGCATCGGCTATGCATGTGCGCCCGAGGGCATCCTCGTGCAGATGTACAAAGCGCACCAGTACGCCGTGATGAGCGCGCCCACGATGGGACAGATCGGGGCGGTCGCCGCCATCAAGGAGTGCCAGCCGCAGGTCGAGACGATGCGCCAGGCCTACGACGCCCGCCGCCGCGCCATCGTAGACGGCCTCAACGCCGCTGGGCTGCCCACTTTCGAGCCGGAGGGCGCGTTCTACTGCTTCCCCGACATCACCTCGACCGGGCTTTCGTCGGAAGACTTTGCGCAGCGGCTCCTGCAAGAGGAGCGCGTCGCCTGTGTGCCCGGTGACGCGTTCGGGCCGAGCGGGGCGGGCTACCTCCGCTGTTCCTACGCCAACTCGCTCGAAAACGTGCAGGAGGCCGTGACGCGGATCGGGCGCTTCGCCGAGCGGGTGCGTAACGAATCGTAG
- a CDS encoding tetratricopeptide repeat protein, producing MLPYLHRILVLGALLASLPILSGCSYDQGGSLDEYITDARIQRQDGDVDAALDLLREAIAEYPNSEALRFELAAALLAASPLSVFDLADAAEHVILEPTRDIGVPEDQSCAVPNQGVRAIEVFDPVGFPSFANIEASAVVLDSIGTLLTQTPDGQGFSTLERELRAVDLCEVVDRELAVLRPYGRDGILEALRVDGLTDLQIGELLVTYAVTQLTSNYYELFTERIPSLNGGENDVVTLYRVLENGSADAYISFCATNPFAFVAVTSTARDPAEAFLRATLAVELRAYLFGYPEATDELIVDAIEALISIQRELATCAE from the coding sequence ATGCTTCCGTATCTCCATCGCATCCTCGTTCTGGGGGCGCTCCTCGCGTCCTTGCCTATCCTGAGCGGCTGCAGCTATGACCAGGGCGGCTCGCTCGACGAGTACATCACCGACGCCCGTATACAGCGCCAGGACGGCGATGTGGATGCCGCCCTCGACCTGCTGCGCGAGGCTATCGCTGAGTACCCCAACAGCGAGGCGCTGCGCTTCGAGCTCGCGGCGGCCCTGCTTGCAGCCTCGCCGCTGAGCGTCTTCGATCTCGCCGATGCCGCCGAGCACGTGATCTTGGAGCCGACGCGAGACATCGGCGTGCCGGAGGATCAGTCGTGCGCGGTCCCCAACCAGGGCGTGCGCGCGATCGAAGTGTTCGACCCGGTCGGCTTTCCCTCGTTCGCCAACATCGAGGCTTCGGCCGTGGTGCTCGACAGCATCGGGACGCTGCTCACGCAGACGCCAGACGGCCAGGGCTTCTCGACGCTGGAGCGCGAGCTCCGCGCGGTGGACCTGTGCGAGGTCGTGGACCGAGAACTTGCGGTGTTGCGGCCCTACGGGCGCGATGGGATCCTGGAGGCGCTCCGCGTCGACGGGCTCACGGACCTCCAGATCGGCGAGCTGCTCGTGACGTACGCCGTCACCCAACTCACGAGCAACTACTACGAGCTGTTCACCGAGCGCATCCCCTCGCTCAACGGGGGCGAGAACGATGTGGTCACGCTCTACCGGGTCCTGGAGAACGGCTCGGCGGACGCTTACATCAGCTTCTGCGCCACCAACCCGTTCGCGTTCGTCGCGGTGACGAGCACGGCGCGCGATCCGGCTGAGGCGTTTCTGCGCGCTACGCTCGCCGTCGAACTGCGCGCCTACCTGTTCGGCTACCCGGAGGCCACCGACGAACTGATCGTCGACGCCATCGAGGCGCTGATTTCGATCCAGCGCGAACTCGCCACCTGCGCCGAATAG